In Erpetoichthys calabaricus chromosome 2, fErpCal1.3, whole genome shotgun sequence, a genomic segment contains:
- the kcnj13 gene encoding LOW QUALITY PROTEIN: inward rectifier potassium channel 13 (The sequence of the model RefSeq protein was modified relative to this genomic sequence to represent the inferred CDS: deleted 1 base in 1 codon), which translates to MALQRKEVDTRVTTPLVALKRQRLFSKDGRCNLRMTNKAGSPARGLLYLSDIWTTLVDLRWRWVLLAFCASFIAHWLLFACLWYLLAHLNGDLQVDHDQPPPNHTICVKYITSFTAAFSFSLETQLTIGYGTMFPSGDCPSAIALLAVQMLLGLMLEAFITGAFVAKIARPKNRTGTIKFSQSAVVGQHEGETCLMFRATNIRESPLTDIRVNAILYQEREDQTLHQTSVDFHLDRLGRKECPFFAFPLTFYHPLNQYSPLYPALREGNMTHFELVVFLTAVQEGTGESCQKRTSYVRSEIELDHYFASVVELGIHGNYRVNMRNFNKVLPGATFFKEDRDKDFAQINGDHAETSTVGENRLRDI; encoded by the exons ATGGCACTCCAAAGAAAGGAAGTGGACACAAGAGTAACAACACCCCTTGTGGCACTGAAACGTCAGAGGCTCTTCTCTAAGGATGGTCGTTGCAACCTACGCATGACCAACAAGGCTGGTTCTCCAGCCAGAGGGCTACTTTACCTGAGTGACATCTGGACTACATTGGTGGACCTGCGCTGGCGCTGGGTTCTTCTCGCTTTCTGTGCCTCCTTCATAGCTCATTGGCTGCTGTTTGCCTGTCTATGGTACCTGCTTGCCCATCTGAATGGAGACTTGCAGGTGGACCATGACCAACCTCCCCCAAACCACACCATTTGTGTCAAGTACATCACAAGTTTCACAGCAGCCTTCTCTTTCTCGCTGGAGACTCAACTCACTATTGGCTATGGAACAATGTTCCCTAGTGGAGACTGTCCAAGTGCCATTGCTCTCCTTGCAGTGCAGATGTTACTCGGGCTTATGCTGGAAGCTTTCATAACAG GTGCTTTTGTGGCTAAAATCGCTAGACCAAAGAATCGAACAGGAACCATCAAATTTAGCCAATCTGCTGTGGTGGGACAGCATGAAGGAGAAACTTGCCTTATGTTCAGAGCAACCAATATACGGGAAAGTCCTCTAACAGACATTAGGGTAAATGCCATCTTGTATCAAGAACGAGAAGACCAAACTCTTCACCAAACAAGTGTTGACTTCCACCTAGATCGTCTGGGCAGAAAAGAGTgccct ttttttgctttccctctGACATTCTACCACCCACTGAACCAGTACAGTCCACTTTATCCAGCACTACGAGAGGGGAACATGACTCACTTTGAACTTGTTGTCTTCCTGACTGCAGTCCAGGAAGGAACGGGTGAATCATGCCAGAAGAGGACCTCTTATGTGCGCTCAGAGATAGAGCTGGATCATTATTTTGCATCTGTTGTTGAGTTGGGCATTCATGGCAATTACAGAGTTAACATGAGAAACTTTAATAAAGTTCTTCCGGGtgcaacattttttaaagaagacaGAGACAAGGATTTTGCTCAGATAAATGGCGATCACGCAGAAACCTCAACAGTAGGTGAGAACAGACTAAGGGATATTTAA